The following proteins are encoded in a genomic region of Sorangiineae bacterium MSr12523:
- a CDS encoding bifunctional metallophosphatase/5'-nucleotidase has product MRLRRSLLILLPVLAVASVPFAISSCTGDDTLLNNTGGPDATTDHANGDASSPVKIQILGINDFHGNLDPPVGSGGIVPAAPNDPEIGPDAGAKPRDGGAINDVPAGGAAYLAAHIAKLKAANPNTAIVSSGDLTGASPLVSALFHDEPAIHVMNAIGLDFNGVGNHEFDHGVPELRRLQYGGCHPDECADGAADYPGARFQYLAANVDVAKDKTVFSPYAIKSFGSVKVAFIGMTLKDTPSVTIPSAVAGLTFDDEVATVNGLLPEIKKENVSAIVVLLHQGNIPTDGTTYDGCGIDSGVIADIATKLDPAIDVVLSAHSHQPYNCSIGGKLVTSAASFGRVVTQIELTVDPVQHKVTAKTAKNHAVTRDIAPDPTVQGIVAKYTELAAPRANKVIGHITAPLTRVQSGESVLGDVIADAMLAAAQKPGLLAKVAFMNPGGIRSDISCASNDCSASKPSPVTYAQAFTSQPFGNYLVTMTLTGAQIRDLLQQQFNVTPARFLQISGMKYTYSGTTVDVSSIQIGGQPMALDQSYRVVTNNFLASGTGDGFTVFKQGTEVTNAGPDGTIVDIDALTAYLTAHDPLATPALDRIVKR; this is encoded by the coding sequence ATGCGTCTACGACGATCTCTCCTGATCCTCTTACCTGTCCTCGCCGTCGCGAGCGTTCCCTTCGCCATCTCTTCTTGCACGGGCGACGACACCCTGTTGAACAACACAGGGGGTCCGGATGCGACCACCGACCATGCGAACGGTGACGCGTCGTCGCCCGTCAAAATCCAGATCCTCGGCATCAATGACTTCCACGGCAACCTCGATCCGCCGGTGGGAAGTGGTGGCATCGTCCCGGCTGCGCCGAACGATCCGGAAATCGGTCCCGATGCTGGGGCCAAGCCGCGCGACGGTGGCGCGATCAACGACGTGCCCGCGGGCGGTGCGGCCTACCTGGCCGCGCACATCGCCAAGCTCAAAGCGGCGAACCCGAACACCGCCATCGTCTCCTCGGGCGATCTCACGGGTGCGAGCCCCCTCGTTTCGGCGCTGTTCCACGACGAGCCGGCAATCCACGTGATGAACGCCATCGGGCTCGATTTCAACGGCGTCGGCAACCACGAGTTCGACCACGGCGTGCCCGAACTGCGCCGCCTCCAGTACGGCGGATGCCACCCCGACGAATGCGCCGACGGCGCGGCCGACTACCCGGGCGCCCGCTTTCAGTACCTCGCGGCGAACGTCGACGTGGCGAAGGACAAGACGGTCTTCTCTCCGTACGCCATCAAGTCATTCGGCAGCGTCAAGGTGGCCTTCATCGGCATGACCTTGAAGGATACGCCTTCCGTCACCATCCCGAGCGCCGTCGCCGGCCTCACCTTCGACGACGAAGTCGCGACGGTGAATGGCCTGCTGCCCGAGATCAAAAAGGAGAACGTCAGCGCCATCGTGGTGCTGCTCCACCAGGGCAACATCCCCACCGACGGCACCACCTACGACGGGTGCGGCATCGACAGCGGCGTCATTGCGGACATCGCCACCAAGCTGGATCCGGCGATCGACGTCGTGCTCAGCGCGCACTCGCACCAGCCGTACAACTGCAGCATCGGAGGGAAGCTCGTGACCAGCGCGGCGTCCTTCGGGCGGGTGGTCACCCAGATCGAGCTCACCGTCGATCCGGTGCAGCACAAGGTCACCGCCAAGACGGCGAAGAACCACGCGGTCACGCGCGACATCGCGCCCGATCCGACGGTGCAGGGAATCGTTGCAAAGTACACGGAGCTCGCGGCACCTCGCGCGAACAAAGTCATCGGGCACATCACCGCCCCGCTGACGCGCGTTCAGAGTGGCGAGTCCGTCCTCGGCGACGTCATTGCCGACGCCATGCTCGCGGCGGCGCAAAAGCCGGGCTTGCTGGCCAAGGTCGCCTTCATGAACCCGGGTGGCATTCGGTCGGATATCTCGTGCGCGTCCAACGACTGCTCGGCCAGCAAGCCGAGTCCGGTCACGTACGCCCAAGCGTTTACCTCGCAACCGTTTGGAAACTACCTGGTCACCATGACGCTGACGGGTGCGCAGATCCGCGATCTCTTGCAGCAGCAGTTCAACGTGACCCCGGCGCGTTTCCTCCAGATTTCCGGCATGAAGTACACGTACTCCGGCACCACGGTGGACGTGTCCTCGATCCAAATCGGCGGCCAGCCGATGGCGCTCGATCAATCGTACCGGGTCGTGACGAACAACTTCCTCGCATCGGGTACGGGCGACGGGTTCACGGTCTTCAAGCAGGGCACCGAGGTGACGAATGCCGGCCCCGACGGCACCATCGTCGACATCGACGCGCTCACGGCGTACCTCACGGCGCACGATCCGCTCGCGACTCCGGCGTTGGATCGCATCGTGAAGAGATAA